One window of Gloeothece citriformis PCC 7424 genomic DNA carries:
- a CDS encoding helix-turn-helix domain-containing protein, whose translation MFETLIDSIECHDVDELTEAARHWTEEYLQLGTGSLKTLIDIAQLGGIQFVSQLSNLSLRACGQTPPKTISIGIPVNCEDHLVWYGRIIPPGQVALAYSCVENYLTFLGETKFLIISVDQETLLKEAEAMGRTEIISFLEGKYHLIYPDPVALAAIKNYLQDLWQLVKISPEQAIEIRMQNLIHRDFIPLFLNLFPCDKGQNPKVSFSKRYILVRKAEEFIKDNLHDPLTLQDLYEHLQVSERTLRYSFQDCLGVSPMTYLKKQRLNGVRRELKASYGTPVKINQIAARWGFWHMGQFSQDYKKLFGEFPSQTLGIFPK comes from the coding sequence ATGTTTGAGACTTTGATTGACTCAATCGAGTGTCATGATGTTGATGAATTAACAGAAGCAGCCCGTCATTGGACAGAAGAGTATCTCCAATTGGGAACAGGCTCTCTAAAAACACTGATTGATATTGCTCAACTCGGTGGAATTCAATTTGTCTCTCAACTTTCTAATCTTTCTTTGCGAGCTTGTGGACAGACTCCCCCGAAAACAATTTCCATCGGTATTCCCGTAAACTGTGAAGACCATCTGGTCTGGTATGGTCGTATTATTCCCCCAGGTCAGGTAGCATTAGCTTACTCCTGTGTAGAAAATTACTTAACGTTTTTGGGAGAAACAAAATTTTTAATCATATCAGTTGACCAAGAAACTTTACTTAAAGAAGCTGAGGCGATGGGACGGACTGAAATTATATCTTTTCTTGAAGGAAAGTATCATTTAATTTACCCTGATCCGGTAGCACTGGCTGCTATTAAAAATTACCTACAAGACTTGTGGCAATTGGTTAAAATTTCTCCTGAACAAGCAATAGAGATAAGAATGCAAAATCTCATCCATCGAGATTTTATTCCTCTGTTTTTAAATCTCTTTCCTTGCGATAAGGGTCAAAACCCTAAAGTCAGTTTTTCCAAGCGATATATTTTAGTGAGAAAAGCTGAGGAATTTATAAAAGATAACCTCCATGACCCTTTAACTTTACAAGACCTTTATGAGCATTTGCAAGTTAGTGAACGTACCCTCCGCTATAGTTTTCAAGACTGTTTAGGGGTTTCTCCGATGACCTATCTAAAAAAGCAACGGCTTAATGGGGTGCGACGGGAGTTGAAAGCCAGCTATGGAACACCGGTAAAAATTAACCAAATTGCTGCCCGTTGGGGATTTTGGCACATGGGGCAATTTTCCCAAGATTACAAAAAGCTCTTTGGTGAATTTCCTTCTCAAACCTTGGGAATTTTTCCCAAATAA
- a CDS encoding glycine zipper domain-containing protein encodes MQKIVKGLSLGIFAAVVFQGELCLAQLAEPFAYPSQGQTAQQQQEDHFACYTWAKQQTGFDPAQPQSQPTAESQQQGGLLRGAARGSLLGVVGGAIGGDVGEGAAIGAGVGALGGLIRRREEQQQANQASAQAQAQEQQNLQRYFQAWTACMEGRGYTVK; translated from the coding sequence ATGCAAAAAATCGTCAAAGGACTCAGCTTAGGAATCTTCGCGGCAGTGGTTTTTCAGGGAGAATTGTGTTTAGCCCAATTAGCAGAACCTTTCGCCTATCCCAGTCAAGGACAAACTGCCCAACAGCAACAAGAAGACCATTTTGCCTGTTATACCTGGGCAAAACAGCAAACCGGCTTTGATCCGGCTCAACCCCAGTCTCAACCGACAGCCGAATCTCAGCAGCAGGGAGGACTTTTAAGAGGTGCTGCCAGAGGTTCTCTATTAGGGGTAGTCGGTGGAGCTATTGGGGGCGATGTGGGAGAAGGGGCAGCGATTGGAGCCGGTGTTGGTGCTTTAGGAGGACTGATACGAAGACGAGAAGAACAACAACAAGCCAATCAGGCTTCTGCTCAAGCTCAAGCCCAGGAACAACAGAACTTGCAAAGGTATTTTCAAGCTTGGACAGCTTGCATGGAGGGAAGAGGTTATACCGTTAAATAA
- the hemB gene encoding porphobilinogen synthase, translating to MMSLASSTSGVENSVNIHRPRRLRRTAALRRLVQETRLTVDDLIYPLFVMEGEAQKQEIPSMPGCYRYTLDLLLAEIADAYNLGINAIALFPLIPSEKKDNFGVESYNRDGMVQRTIRAIKKEIPEIAVISDVALDPYSVYGHDGIVQDGQILNDETVEVLVKMALSQAEAGVDFVAPSDMMDGRVGAIRKALDTQGYINVGILAYSAKYASAYYGPFRDALESAPQFGDKKTYQMDYANAAEAIKEVHLDIVEGADMVMVKPALAYLDIIRRLREYTHLPVVAYNVSGEYAMIKAAAQQGWIDEKKVIWETLTSMKRAGADAIVTYFAKEVALMLHS from the coding sequence ATGATGTCTTTGGCCAGTTCAACGTCAGGAGTAGAAAATTCAGTAAACATTCATCGGCCACGTCGTCTGCGTCGCACAGCCGCTTTACGTCGCCTAGTACAGGAGACTCGATTGACGGTTGATGATTTGATTTACCCGCTTTTTGTGATGGAAGGAGAAGCACAAAAACAAGAAATTCCTTCTATGCCTGGGTGCTATCGTTATACCCTTGATTTATTATTGGCAGAAATTGCAGATGCTTACAATTTAGGGATTAACGCGATTGCTCTGTTTCCTCTAATTCCCTCAGAGAAAAAAGATAATTTTGGGGTAGAAAGCTATAATCGTGATGGAATGGTGCAGCGCACAATACGAGCGATTAAAAAAGAAATTCCTGAAATTGCTGTTATTAGTGATGTTGCACTCGATCCTTATTCTGTCTATGGACATGATGGAATCGTGCAAGATGGTCAAATCCTCAATGATGAAACCGTAGAAGTTTTAGTCAAAATGGCTTTATCTCAAGCTGAGGCAGGAGTTGATTTTGTTGCCCCATCTGACATGATGGATGGGAGAGTAGGAGCAATTCGTAAAGCCTTAGATACTCAAGGTTATATTAATGTGGGAATTCTCGCTTATTCGGCGAAATATGCCTCAGCTTATTATGGTCCATTTCGAGATGCCCTCGAATCTGCGCCTCAATTTGGGGATAAGAAAACCTATCAAATGGACTACGCAAATGCAGCAGAAGCCATTAAAGAGGTTCATCTTGATATTGTCGAAGGAGCAGACATGGTAATGGTTAAGCCGGCGTTGGCTTACCTAGATATCATTCGTCGTCTTCGAGAGTATACTCATTTACCTGTGGTCGCTTATAACGTCAGTGGCGAATATGCCATGATTAAAGCTGCCGCACAACAAGGTTGGATTGATGAAAAAAAAGTCATTTGGGAAACCCTCACCAGCATGAAACGAGCCGGTGCAGATGCTATTGTGACCTATTTTGCTAAAGAAGTGGCTTTGATGTTGCATTCCTAG
- a CDS encoding DUF2808 domain-containing protein, whose product MRFLPLLTLTLGVSSLSGLALTPSALSQQLPYPENSTFFTGEPPSLVSADTPDSSVGWPEPHYYFTLNLPASSKESLAKITIAPEMSGDPISFNLSKTQAFQGTSKSKGEDLTLQSVTQDKDTQLINVVFASPVPPGTTFTVVLQPFNNPWESGTYLFTVQAFPAAENPIGIDLGVGRFTFYRRF is encoded by the coding sequence ATGAGATTTCTTCCCTTACTAACTTTAACCCTAGGTGTATCTAGTTTATCAGGTTTAGCATTGACTCCGAGTGCTTTATCTCAACAGTTACCCTATCCAGAAAATTCCACTTTTTTTACGGGAGAACCCCCTTCTTTAGTGAGTGCAGATACTCCTGATTCTTCTGTTGGTTGGCCTGAACCTCATTATTATTTCACCTTGAATCTACCGGCATCATCAAAGGAATCTCTAGCAAAAATCACTATTGCTCCTGAGATGAGTGGAGATCCTATTTCTTTTAATTTGTCAAAAACTCAAGCTTTTCAAGGAACTTCAAAGAGTAAAGGAGAAGACCTGACTTTACAATCCGTTACTCAAGATAAAGACACTCAACTCATTAATGTTGTCTTTGCTTCTCCCGTTCCACCGGGAACAACATTTACCGTTGTCTTACAACCTTTTAATAATCCTTGGGAATCTGGGACTTATCTTTTTACAGTTCAAGCTTTTCCAGCCGCCGAAAATCCTATCGGCATAGATTTAGGAGTAGGAAGGTTTACTTTTTATCGACGATTTTAA
- a CDS encoding DUF2092 domain-containing protein, with product MFSLRRLSPFIMTGLTLLGVPLVTPAQTQPNLAIDPRAEQILRQATDYLKASQNYSFQAKITFDDVMPPDLKLQYHAIAQMWVERPSRLRIDYVGDRRNVSFYYNGKDFTLFDKGENLYGNFTAPPTIDATLNKTLQDFGFLVPLADFAYSDPTQILTRNVKSGLYLGLVSFNGIPTHHLAFTEENIDWQIWIEDGKRPLIHKLVITYKNLTAAPQYIAEFTHWDINNKPQNNNFFSFQAPDNAIKIDFLPSN from the coding sequence ATGTTTTCCCTAAGACGATTAAGTCCTTTTATTATGACGGGTTTAACCCTTTTGGGCGTTCCTCTAGTGACTCCGGCTCAAACTCAACCCAACTTAGCCATTGATCCTCGTGCTGAACAAATTTTACGCCAAGCAACTGATTATTTAAAAGCTTCTCAAAATTATAGTTTTCAAGCTAAAATTACTTTCGATGATGTCATGCCACCTGACCTAAAATTACAATATCACGCCATAGCTCAAATGTGGGTTGAGCGTCCATCACGTTTACGAATTGATTATGTGGGCGATCGCCGGAATGTCAGTTTTTATTACAACGGCAAAGACTTTACTTTGTTTGATAAAGGGGAAAACCTCTATGGCAATTTTACTGCTCCTCCTACCATTGACGCGACTTTGAATAAAACCCTCCAAGACTTTGGTTTTCTTGTTCCTTTGGCAGACTTTGCCTACAGTGATCCGACTCAAATATTGACGAGAAATGTAAAAAGTGGGTTGTATTTGGGGTTAGTTTCTTTTAATGGAATACCGACTCATCATTTGGCTTTTACCGAAGAAAATATAGACTGGCAAATTTGGATCGAAGATGGCAAACGGCCTCTTATTCATAAGTTAGTGATCACTTATAAAAATTTGACTGCTGCTCCTCAATATATCGCCGAGTTTACCCATTGGGATATTAATAATAAACCTCAAAATAACAATTTCTTTTCCTTTCAAGCTCCAGACAATGCGATTAAAATAGATTTTCTTCCCTCAAATTAA
- a CDS encoding metallophosphoesterase family protein: MKIAIMSCIHGNMTAFDAVLQDIEQHSCEKIYCLGDLVGYGPYPNEVVEKIRSLNIPTVQGCWDEDVVEGINACECSYPSVLAEKRGYLAHEWTNKHINTENRDYLAELPHTLKLDNLCFVHGSPHSNHEYLLPDMDAFIALERVLVTDADVLFCGHTHIPYVRTLTEGQLQVKVRQPETHKQNSFCFTTPIKRIINVGSVGEPRHGRPNATYVIYNTDTQEVTLREVEYPYQTTCAAIVERGLPPIFAWRLARGLEFAEKAEDSSHICQR; this comes from the coding sequence ATGAAAATTGCGATTATGTCTTGCATTCATGGCAATATGACCGCTTTTGATGCTGTTTTACAGGATATAGAGCAACATTCTTGTGAAAAAATCTACTGTTTGGGGGACTTAGTGGGTTATGGACCCTATCCCAATGAAGTCGTCGAAAAAATTCGTTCTCTCAACATTCCTACAGTACAGGGATGCTGGGATGAAGATGTCGTAGAAGGGATAAATGCTTGTGAATGTAGTTATCCATCTGTATTAGCTGAAAAGCGAGGATATTTAGCTCATGAATGGACTAATAAACATATTAATACCGAAAACCGCGATTATCTAGCCGAGTTACCTCACACTCTCAAACTTGACAATCTATGTTTTGTGCATGGGAGTCCCCACAGTAACCATGAGTATCTACTCCCAGATATGGATGCTTTTATCGCTTTAGAGCGAGTGTTGGTGACTGATGCAGATGTTCTATTTTGTGGTCATACCCATATTCCCTATGTCCGAACCTTGACCGAGGGACAGCTACAAGTCAAAGTCCGTCAACCTGAGACTCACAAGCAAAACAGTTTCTGTTTTACCACTCCTATCAAACGTATTATTAATGTAGGTTCTGTAGGAGAACCCCGTCATGGTCGTCCTAATGCTACCTACGTTATCTATAACACCGACACCCAAGAGGTAACGCTGCGGGAAGTCGAATACCCCTATCAAACGACTTGTGCGGCAATTGTAGAGAGAGGTTTGCCTCCTATTTTCGCTTGGCGGTTAGCTAGAGGTTTAGAATTTGCCGAAAAAGCCGAGGATTCTAGTCATATTTGTCAACGTTAA
- a CDS encoding arylsulfatase gives MSFDQIYQIEKINRMSLQEYQPGTAFSGVIGRTVDQSSPAWPEPVRAKKGTPNVLFIVLDDTGFGQFGCYGSPIKTPNLDALAANGLRYNNLHTTALCSPSRSCIMTGRNHHSNAMACITEGSTGYPGSNGNIPFENGFLSEILLQKGYNTYAIGKWHLTPSDQLSAAGPYDRWPLGRGFERYYGFLGGDSHQYYPALVYDNHQVHPEKTPEEGYHFTEDITDKAISFIADSQQIAPDKPFFMYYCPGAMHAPHHVPKEWADAYARQFDDGWEAYREKVFARQKEMGIVPPNAELSRHDPDVPHWNSLSGDEKGLYARMMEVFAGFFTHTDYHIGRLLDFLKSIGEFENTIIMVISDNGASAEGGLQGSINETLFFNNVPQSLAENLEKIDKLGGPETFNHYPWGWTWAGNTPFRRWKRETYRGGISDPLIVHWPQGIKAKGEIRTQYAHAIDLVPTVLELLEIDPPTTIKGVTQSPIEGVSFAHTFDDANAPSKHITQYFEMMGHRSLYYDGWRAVCPWPGPSFTEAGKPFGVPISKDTLTELDAHHWELYHVTEDFAENYDIAADNRPKLIDMIGTWYVEAGKYNVLPIDGRGVQRLAEERPQITEARNRYTYYPNTQAVPGNSAVRVLNRPHSITADVEIPQGGAEGVLLAHGGNDGGYSFYVKGGKLHWVHNYVARSLYHLESEESISEGRHQLRFEFEPTGQPDIPTGKGTPGRAQLYIDDKLVGQSDIPVTIPLNIGVSSGLTCGTAPGSPVTPDYEPPFKFTGKIHSVVVDVSGDLIHDHEAEMRTIMARQ, from the coding sequence TTGTCTTTTGATCAAATTTATCAAATTGAGAAGATTAACCGAATGTCTTTGCAAGAATACCAACCTGGAACCGCTTTTTCTGGCGTAATTGGACGCACCGTCGATCAATCAAGTCCCGCCTGGCCTGAACCGGTAAGAGCCAAAAAAGGTACACCGAATGTTTTATTTATTGTTCTAGATGATACAGGATTCGGTCAATTTGGCTGTTACGGTAGTCCGATTAAAACCCCTAACTTAGATGCACTAGCCGCTAATGGGTTGCGCTATAACAACCTTCATACCACCGCCTTATGTTCCCCCTCTCGTTCCTGTATTATGACGGGACGCAATCATCATTCCAATGCTATGGCCTGCATTACCGAAGGCTCAACGGGATATCCAGGCAGTAATGGCAATATCCCCTTTGAAAATGGCTTTTTATCGGAAATACTGCTACAAAAAGGCTATAATACCTATGCGATCGGGAAATGGCATTTAACTCCCTCCGATCAACTCTCCGCCGCAGGACCCTACGATCGCTGGCCATTAGGTCGGGGATTTGAGCGATATTACGGCTTTTTGGGGGGAGATAGTCATCAATATTATCCCGCTCTCGTTTATGATAACCACCAAGTCCATCCAGAGAAAACCCCCGAAGAAGGTTATCATTTTACCGAAGATATAACGGACAAAGCTATTAGCTTTATTGCGGATTCTCAACAAATTGCCCCTGATAAGCCCTTTTTTATGTACTATTGTCCCGGTGCAATGCACGCCCCCCATCATGTTCCCAAAGAATGGGCAGATGCTTACGCCCGACAGTTTGATGACGGTTGGGAAGCCTACCGGGAGAAAGTTTTTGCCCGTCAGAAAGAAATGGGCATTGTTCCCCCGAATGCGGAACTCTCTCGTCATGATCCCGATGTTCCTCATTGGAATTCCCTTTCTGGTGATGAAAAAGGGCTTTACGCCCGCATGATGGAAGTTTTTGCCGGATTTTTTACCCATACGGATTATCATATCGGTCGCCTATTAGATTTTCTCAAAAGTATTGGGGAGTTTGAGAATACGATTATTATGGTGATTTCCGATAATGGGGCGAGTGCAGAAGGGGGTCTTCAAGGATCGATCAATGAAACCCTCTTTTTTAACAATGTGCCGCAATCTTTAGCCGAAAATCTCGAAAAAATCGACAAATTAGGAGGACCGGAAACCTTTAATCATTATCCTTGGGGTTGGACTTGGGCAGGAAATACCCCTTTTCGTCGGTGGAAACGGGAAACCTATCGTGGGGGGATCAGTGACCCCTTGATCGTCCATTGGCCGCAAGGGATTAAAGCAAAAGGCGAAATTCGGACTCAGTACGCCCATGCGATTGATTTAGTGCCAACAGTGCTGGAATTACTGGAAATTGACCCCCCAACCACGATTAAAGGGGTGACACAATCGCCCATTGAAGGAGTGAGTTTTGCTCATACCTTCGATGATGCCAATGCACCCAGTAAGCACATTACCCAATATTTTGAAATGATGGGGCATCGTTCCCTTTATTATGACGGATGGCGAGCCGTTTGTCCTTGGCCGGGTCCTTCTTTTACCGAAGCGGGGAAACCCTTTGGTGTTCCTATCTCCAAAGATACCCTAACGGAATTGGATGCTCATCACTGGGAACTGTATCACGTTACCGAAGATTTTGCCGAAAATTACGATATTGCGGCAGATAATCGTCCCAAACTGATTGACATGATCGGTACTTGGTATGTAGAAGCAGGGAAATATAATGTCTTGCCTATCGATGGGCGTGGCGTACAACGACTGGCGGAAGAACGTCCTCAAATTACGGAGGCTCGAAATCGCTATACCTATTATCCCAATACCCAAGCCGTTCCCGGTAATAGTGCCGTCAGAGTCCTAAATCGTCCCCATAGTATTACTGCGGACGTGGAGATTCCCCAAGGCGGTGCAGAAGGGGTTTTACTGGCGCATGGGGGGAATGATGGGGGTTATTCCTTCTATGTTAAAGGGGGTAAACTGCACTGGGTTCATAATTATGTGGCGCGATCGCTCTATCATCTCGAATCAGAGGAATCAATCTCAGAAGGTCGTCATCAGTTACGCTTTGAGTTTGAACCTACTGGACAACCCGACATCCCCACAGGAAAAGGGACACCCGGTCGCGCTCAATTGTATATTGATGACAAATTAGTGGGACAAAGCGATATTCCGGTCACGATTCCCTTAAATATCGGGGTCAGCAGTG
- a CDS encoding FAD/NAD(P)-binding protein codes for MKLPNYIDLAIIGAGVQALTLTTHLLQKSARHYHKFLVFDPSQTWLSQWQQQFAAQQIPYLRSPAVHHPDPNPHQLRTFAEHRHHELFPPYDRPGTKLFNDFCDEVIRRWKLADKVYPAKVIQIFPIKRASHSRFQLVLNTGETIMTRRVVLATGSGKVQFPEWVGKITSDYPLDKLCHSQQVNLNQLNLTGERILIVGGGLTSGHLAKGAINLGATVTLMTRKQLQSKIFDADPGWLGPKYLKDFHAETDWSTRYQHIQQARNGGSMTPEMMLQLSQAANEGKVRIDECCQVKDAQWQNNLWQVYCHDGNKHQFNRIWLATGTRFNVNKHPLLEDILNIYPTQIVNGLPVLDEHLRLPKSNFFIMGALAALQIGPVARNIGGGKMAVGRIVPAIVKPSLAIG; via the coding sequence ATGAAATTACCTAACTATATAGACTTAGCGATTATTGGAGCAGGAGTTCAAGCTCTTACTTTGACCACCCACCTCTTACAAAAAAGCGCGAGGCATTATCATAAATTCTTAGTTTTCGATCCCAGTCAAACTTGGCTGAGTCAATGGCAACAGCAGTTTGCTGCACAACAAATTCCTTATTTGCGATCGCCAGCCGTCCATCATCCCGACCCCAATCCCCATCAATTAAGAACTTTTGCCGAACATCGCCATCATGAATTGTTTCCTCCCTATGACAGACCAGGAACAAAGCTATTTAATGATTTCTGTGATGAAGTAATTCGTCGCTGGAAGTTGGCAGATAAGGTTTATCCAGCTAAAGTTATCCAGATTTTTCCGATTAAACGTGCTTCTCATTCTCGATTTCAATTGGTTTTAAATACGGGAGAAACTATTATGACCCGTAGAGTGGTATTAGCTACGGGAAGCGGTAAAGTACAGTTTCCTGAGTGGGTAGGAAAAATTACCTCAGATTATCCCTTAGATAAATTATGTCATTCTCAACAGGTAAATTTAAACCAACTTAATCTAACTGGAGAAAGGATTTTAATCGTTGGTGGTGGCTTAACTAGCGGACATTTAGCGAAAGGGGCGATAAATTTGGGGGCAACTGTTACCTTAATGACCAGAAAACAGTTACAATCAAAAATCTTTGATGCCGATCCTGGTTGGTTAGGGCCCAAATATCTCAAAGACTTTCATGCCGAAACCGATTGGTCTACCCGTTATCAGCATATACAGCAAGCCCGTAATGGCGGTTCGATGACTCCTGAAATGATGCTGCAATTGAGCCAAGCAGCCAACGAAGGGAAAGTAAGAATCGACGAATGCTGTCAAGTTAAGGATGCACAGTGGCAAAATAATCTCTGGCAGGTTTATTGTCACGACGGAAACAAACATCAATTTAATCGTATCTGGTTGGCTACTGGTACGAGATTTAATGTTAACAAGCATCCTTTATTAGAAGACATACTAAATATTTATCCGACACAAATAGTTAACGGTTTACCCGTACTAGACGAACATTTACGTTTGCCCAAGTCTAACTTTTTTATTATGGGTGCTTTAGCTGCTTTACAAATTGGTCCTGTAGCCAGAAACATTGGTGGTGGGAAAATGGCTGTAGGGCGTATTGTGCCAGCAATTGTTAAACCCAGTTTGGCAATTGGATAA
- a CDS encoding DUF6515 family protein has product MVLLNQKIAFSFIGLLIASLTISVDPACAGRFGGGFGGFNGGGFGGFNRGGFGGDFRGQGSMLGSQGDFNRSGFDLNSGQSLESDRSSGSFQQNFQNVDNNFNQNRTEYQQSRQNEINSTEQNRQNDFNSVQQNRSEYEQDRQNDFNTYNQNLDNLQQNRINAADNYQQNRINAGNEYQQNRINEANNLQENSQNYWKNNDWHNGYYYPGWGCCHNYGVGAGFATGLAVGASAASLPQGYTTIYANNAPYYYANGTFYSQNNNGYVVVQPPVGATVPVLPPGYTTTTINGITYYQYAGVTYRPFYSGGEVVYQVASP; this is encoded by the coding sequence ATGGTTTTACTCAATCAAAAAATTGCTTTTTCTTTTATCGGTCTTCTCATCGCTAGTTTAACTATCTCCGTTGATCCCGCTTGTGCTGGACGATTTGGGGGTGGTTTTGGAGGATTTAATGGTGGAGGATTTGGCGGTTTTAATCGTGGAGGATTTGGCGGTGATTTTCGCGGTCAAGGTTCGATGTTAGGTTCACAAGGAGATTTTAACCGTTCTGGTTTTGACTTAAATTCGGGTCAAAGTCTTGAGAGCGATCGCTCATCAGGAAGTTTTCAGCAAAACTTTCAAAATGTTGATAATAACTTTAATCAAAACCGTACCGAATACCAGCAAAGTCGCCAAAATGAAATCAACTCCACCGAGCAAAATCGCCAAAACGACTTCAATAGTGTTCAGCAAAATCGTTCAGAATATGAACAAGATCGCCAGAATGATTTTAATACTTACAATCAAAATTTAGACAATCTTCAACAAAACCGTATTAATGCGGCTGATAATTATCAACAAAACCGCATCAATGCAGGGAATGAATATCAACAAAACCGTATTAATGAGGCTAATAATCTTCAAGAAAATAGCCAAAACTATTGGAAGAATAATGACTGGCATAATGGATATTATTATCCAGGGTGGGGCTGTTGTCATAATTATGGTGTTGGGGCTGGTTTTGCGACTGGGTTAGCCGTAGGCGCTTCGGCGGCGAGTTTACCTCAAGGCTACACCACTATTTATGCTAATAACGCTCCTTATTACTATGCCAATGGGACTTTCTACAGTCAAAATAATAATGGATATGTGGTGGTTCAACCTCCTGTAGGCGCAACAGTTCCCGTCCTTCCTCCAGGATACACAACGACCACGATTAACGGTATTACCTATTATCAATATGCAGGAGTTACCTATCGACCGTTCTACAGTGGTGGGGAAGTAGTTTATCAAGTTGCTAGCCCTTAA
- a CDS encoding Coq4 family protein translates to MSYRYINQLATPENINRFLEFVDLAAGAGNDTANVWEIERRLVNSLPMQLCVKALHAEPSSAQLIEERYIGAAYDLEAMGKMPKNSLGWTYSKIMTALGYDPQFYPQRTEFESDADYIGFRVDKTHDIHHILTGFSLDNLGELGVISVTVAQTRYPTFLLIDLLSLLLTFFTSDTLVSDVETDADLTKTLGYKFDLISQGINIGRNAKPLFPIKWEEGLERSLEDWRSELNIKPVLEGPWSWYSRPELQAAIA, encoded by the coding sequence ATGAGTTACAGATATATTAATCAATTAGCAACCCCAGAAAATATCAACCGATTTTTAGAGTTTGTTGATTTAGCCGCCGGTGCAGGGAATGATACGGCAAATGTTTGGGAAATAGAGCGTCGGCTGGTTAATAGTCTTCCCATGCAATTATGTGTCAAAGCCCTTCACGCAGAACCTTCTTCGGCTCAATTGATTGAAGAACGTTATATTGGGGCAGCCTATGACCTAGAAGCAATGGGAAAAATGCCCAAAAACTCTCTAGGTTGGACTTATAGCAAAATCATGACCGCTTTAGGCTATGACCCTCAATTCTATCCTCAACGTACTGAATTTGAATCGGATGCTGATTATATTGGTTTTCGGGTCGATAAAACTCACGATATCCATCACATTCTCACAGGATTTAGTTTAGATAACTTGGGGGAATTGGGGGTCATTTCCGTCACAGTGGCACAAACTCGCTACCCAACTTTTCTATTAATTGATCTTCTCTCTTTGTTATTAACCTTTTTTACCAGTGATACCTTAGTTAGTGACGTAGAAACTGATGCCGACTTAACTAAAACTTTGGGTTACAAATTTGACTTAATTTCCCAAGGAATTAATATAGGGCGAAATGCTAAACCATTGTTTCCGATTAAGTGGGAAGAAGGGTTAGAACGTTCTTTGGAAGATTGGCGCTCAGAACTAAATATTAAACCGGTTTTAGAAGGCCCTTGGAGTTGGTATAGCCGACCCGAATTACAAGCGGCAATCGCTTAA